The following proteins are encoded in a genomic region of Anticarsia gemmatalis isolate Benzon Research Colony breed Stoneville strain chromosome 17, ilAntGemm2 primary, whole genome shotgun sequence:
- the LOC142979986 gene encoding phospholipid phosphatase 2-like isoform X2, translating into MQARHSYWWHLLIDLPILLLVGAVCIVLEVGALPSRRAGFTCNDPALSYPHTGDTFTISLVAAITVVVPYLLLWAVETTLQQEDEYNLKKSKYITSAKSAALIYRDYIYGSIVNLTILEVVKCVVGSPRPTFFDLCKPDTASTCNDSEYVSSYTCTSTKYSRYLQIDSSRSFPSAHASLSVYCGLFLAWYLQRRAFSWHNRSVLVVPLLQVLCIVYACVCSLSRVTDHRHHWWDVLVGASMGVLTVLYTILVLCKNFSQPTVVSTSDISSSDGNNHQSVRRLLSDRETRVVVS; encoded by the exons TTGGAGCAGTATGCATAGTCCTCGAGGTGGGCGCGCTGCCGAGCCGCCGCGCGGGCTTCACGTGCAACGACCCCGCACTCTCCTACCCTCACACCGGAGACACCTTCACCATCTCCCTGGTGGCAGCCATCACTGTGGTTGTGCCTTACCTACTT CTATGGGCAGTAGAAACAACACTTCAACAAGAAGACGAATACAACCTAAAGAAGAGCAAGTACATCACCAGCGCGAAGTCTGCAGCTCTCATATACCGGGACTATATCTACGGGTCCATCGTCAACCTCACCATATTGGAGGTCGTGAAGTGCGTGGTCGGATCTCCCAGGCCTACGTTCTTTGATCTGTGCAAGCCGGATACGGCTAGCACTTGTAATGA TTCGGAGTACGTGAGCAGCTACACGTGTACCTCAACGAAGTACTCCAGGTACTTGCAGATCGACTCGAGTCGCAGCTTCCCATCTGCGCACGCGTCACTATCCGTCTACTGCGGATTGTTCTTAGCT TGGTACCTCCAAAGGCGAGCCTTCAGCTGGCACAACCGCTCAGTGCTGGTGGTCCCGTTACTACAAGTACTATGTATCGTGTACGCATGCGTCTGCAGTCTCAGCCGAGTGACAGACCACAGGCATCACTGGTGGGACGTCCTTGTTGGAGCCTCGATGGGGGTTCTCACTGTTCTTTACACg ATACTAGTCCTATGCAAGAACTTCTCCCAGCCGACCGTGGTGAGCACCAGCGACATTTCCAGCAGCGACGGCAACAACCACCAGTCAGTGAGACGACTGCTCTCAGACCGAGAGACCAGGGTTGTAGTGTCCTAG